The Lutibacter profundi genome includes a region encoding these proteins:
- a CDS encoding GNAT family N-acetyltransferase, protein MTHNNFTIREIKQEDNPKIAKTIRDILIEFGVPKVGTAYADKLLDTLFETYNINNAVYYIIEKDHKIYGGAGIKKLDNYNGNVCELQKMYFLPEARGIGLGKVLIELCLQKAKEFGFEKCYLETLPYMEDARKLYKKVGFKDLDARMGDTGHYSCNLWMLKDL, encoded by the coding sequence ATGACTCATAATAACTTTACCATAAGAGAAATTAAACAAGAAGACAATCCTAAAATTGCCAAAACTATTCGAGATATTTTAATTGAATTTGGAGTTCCTAAAGTTGGTACTGCCTATGCAGATAAATTATTAGATACCCTTTTTGAAACGTATAATATTAATAATGCCGTTTATTATATCATTGAAAAAGACCACAAAATTTATGGAGGCGCAGGTATTAAAAAACTAGACAACTACAATGGCAATGTTTGTGAGCTTCAAAAAATGTATTTTTTACCCGAAGCAAGAGGAATTGGATTGGGGAAAGTATTGATTGAACTTTGCTTACAAAAAGCTAAAGAATTTGGCTTTGAAAAATGTTATTTAGAAACACTGCCTTACATGGAAGATGCTAGAAAGCTTTACAAGAAAGTTGGATTTAAAGATTTAGATGCAAGAATGGGTGATACTGGACATTATTCGTGCAATTTATGGATGCTTAAAGATTTATAA
- the ribD gene encoding bifunctional diaminohydroxyphosphoribosylaminopyrimidine deaminase/5-amino-6-(5-phosphoribosylamino)uracil reductase RibD → MNIHEKYINRCIELAKNGLGATYPNPMVGSVVVLNDTIIGEGWHRKAGESHAEVNAINSVNDKTLLKEATIYVNLEPCSHYGKTPPCANLIVEKGIKNVVIGSIDTNSKVKGKGVEHLKKHGCNVIVGVLENECKNLNKRFFTFHNKKRPFIILKWAETVDGFFDKLRNEADENSPNWISNQYSQQLSHKMRAENESILVGTTTALNDNPNLNVRNWSGQNPVKIVIDKTLKIPLNYNLFKGSSKIIVFTEEYFEKRVAKNMFFEKIDFSKNIPKQICDVLYRLEIQAVIIEGGAKTLQSFIDENLWDEAFVFMGNVLFHNGLKAPKLKKTPIRIEKVLTDTLKIYSNK, encoded by the coding sequence GTGAATATACACGAAAAATATATAAATCGTTGCATTGAATTAGCAAAAAATGGGCTAGGGGCTACTTATCCAAATCCTATGGTGGGAAGTGTAGTTGTATTAAATGATACTATTATTGGAGAAGGGTGGCACAGAAAAGCCGGCGAATCTCATGCAGAGGTAAATGCCATTAATTCGGTGAATGACAAAACGCTTTTGAAAGAGGCAACAATTTATGTGAATCTAGAACCATGCTCACATTATGGTAAAACGCCTCCCTGTGCAAATTTAATTGTTGAAAAAGGAATTAAAAATGTTGTTATTGGAAGTATAGATACAAACAGCAAGGTTAAAGGAAAAGGAGTTGAGCACTTAAAAAAACACGGGTGTAATGTTATTGTTGGAGTTTTAGAAAATGAATGTAAAAATTTAAATAAGCGATTTTTTACGTTTCACAATAAAAAAAGACCTTTTATAATTTTAAAATGGGCTGAAACAGTTGATGGTTTTTTTGATAAACTAAGAAATGAGGCAGATGAAAATTCACCAAATTGGATTTCTAATCAATATTCACAACAATTGTCACATAAAATGCGAGCTGAAAATGAGTCGATTTTAGTTGGTACTACAACTGCTTTAAATGATAACCCAAATTTAAATGTTAGGAATTGGAGTGGTCAAAATCCAGTGAAGATTGTTATAGATAAAACTTTAAAAATACCATTAAATTATAATTTGTTTAAAGGAAGTTCTAAAATTATTGTTTTTACTGAAGAATATTTTGAGAAAAGGGTTGCTAAGAATATGTTTTTCGAAAAAATTGATTTCTCAAAAAATATTCCAAAACAAATTTGTGATGTATTGTATAGGCTCGAAATTCAAGCGGTAATTATTGAAGGAGGAGCAAAAACATTGCAAAGTTTTATTGATGAAAATTTATGGGATGAGGCTTTTGTTTTTATGGGCAATGTTTTATTTCATAATGGATTGAAAGCGCCAAAACTAAAAAAAACACCAATTAGAATTGAAAAAGTTTTAACAGATACCTTAAAAATTTATAGCAATAAATAA
- the prmC gene encoding peptide chain release factor N(5)-glutamine methyltransferase, with protein sequence MNLFSFKKYFFSELSTSFPKTEIQSFFNILIEHTLKLSRVEIALNPAVEISKTHLYFLQKALSSLKKSIPIQYIIGETAFYGLTFKVSKNVLIPRPETEELVNWVLNDTKHIDNINILDIGTGSGCIAISIAKNIPNTKVYALDISSKALKIAKENAKLNNVNIEFIEADILNFTKPNKKFDIIISNPPYVRELEKEQMQKNVLANEPHLALFVKNENPLLFYNKIADFAVANLKQNGSIYFEINQYLGKETVSLLKSKEFKNIKLKKDIFGVHRMLKATII encoded by the coding sequence ATGAACCTTTTTTCTTTTAAAAAATATTTTTTTTCTGAATTATCTACTAGTTTTCCTAAAACAGAGATTCAATCTTTTTTTAATATTTTAATTGAACATACATTAAAATTAAGTCGTGTTGAAATTGCATTAAATCCGGCTGTAGAAATTTCCAAAACTCATCTATATTTTCTTCAAAAAGCATTATCTAGTTTAAAAAAAAGTATTCCTATTCAATATATAATTGGTGAAACAGCATTTTATGGGCTCACATTTAAAGTAAGTAAAAATGTGCTTATCCCAAGACCAGAAACAGAAGAACTGGTAAACTGGGTTTTAAATGATACTAAACATATAGACAATATTAACATTTTAGATATTGGAACTGGTAGTGGCTGTATTGCCATTTCAATAGCCAAAAATATTCCAAATACCAAAGTTTATGCATTAGATATTTCTTCAAAAGCATTGAAAATAGCTAAAGAAAATGCCAAACTCAATAATGTGAATATTGAATTTATTGAAGCTGATATTTTAAACTTTACTAAACCAAACAAAAAATTTGATATCATTATCAGCAATCCTCCTTACGTACGTGAACTCGAAAAAGAACAGATGCAAAAAAATGTATTGGCTAATGAACCTCACCTCGCCTTATTTGTAAAAAATGAAAATCCACTACTGTTTTACAATAAAATTGCTGATTTTGCAGTGGCAAACCTCAAGCAAAATGGCAGCATCTATTTTGAAATTAATCAATATCTAGGAAAAGAAACAGTAAGCCTTCTAAAATCAAAAGAATTTAAAAACATAAAACTAAAAAAAGATATTTTTGGCGTTCATCGAATGTTAAAAGCAACTATAATTTAA